The following are encoded together in the Gordonia insulae genome:
- a CDS encoding SDR family NAD(P)-dependent oxidoreductase, producing MNSSIAVVTGAGSGIGKAIALAFAEQGTTVVAADLNLDAAKQTAEAGETIIPMSVDVADRATVDTLRDAVTAEVGVPDILVNAAGWDRTDQFLNATTEFAEKVVAINYLGPVHMASAFLPGMVEASKRDDWHGGRVINLASDAGRVGSSGESIYAGAKGGVIALSKSLAREMARHQITVNAVCPGPTDTPLFQAQSDKLKEALVKAIPFRRLARPDEVAAPVLFFASPAASFITGQVISVSGGLTMAG from the coding sequence ATGAACAGCAGCATCGCAGTCGTCACCGGCGCCGGTTCCGGCATCGGCAAGGCCATCGCACTGGCCTTCGCCGAGCAGGGCACCACCGTCGTCGCGGCCGACCTGAACCTCGACGCGGCCAAGCAGACCGCCGAGGCCGGCGAGACGATCATCCCGATGAGCGTCGACGTCGCCGACCGCGCCACGGTCGACACGCTCCGCGACGCGGTCACCGCGGAGGTCGGCGTCCCCGACATCCTGGTCAACGCGGCCGGCTGGGACCGCACCGATCAATTCCTCAACGCGACAACAGAGTTCGCCGAGAAGGTGGTGGCGATCAACTATCTCGGCCCCGTACACATGGCCAGCGCGTTCCTACCCGGGATGGTCGAGGCATCGAAACGTGACGATTGGCACGGAGGCCGGGTCATCAACCTCGCCTCCGATGCCGGTCGCGTCGGCAGTTCCGGCGAATCGATCTACGCAGGCGCCAAGGGCGGTGTCATCGCGTTGTCCAAGTCTTTGGCCCGCGAGATGGCACGGCACCAGATCACCGTCAACGCCGTCTGCCCCGGCCCCACCGACACACCGCTGTTCCAGGCGCAGTCCGACAAGCTCAAAGAGGCACTCGTCAAGGCGATCCCGTTCCGGCGGCTCGCCCGCCCCGACGAGGTCGCCGCGCCCGTCCTGTTCTTCGCCTCGCCCGCGGCATCGTTCATCACCGGCCAGGTGATCAGCGTCAGCGGCGGCCTCACCATGGCCGGCTGA
- a CDS encoding class I adenylate-forming enzyme family protein translates to MSPTDTARHVYDAHQYRTFFENEFTYLNGFRRNVARYAEAVAMIDPVTDTEWTYAQLGRAVDMVAAALREHGADDGDVVAYQLLNGPEFAQLYLATQAAGVVGSPVNFRLAVGETAVILDISRPKVYVYDTDLTAVVSGAIARADHTPDVLVGVGDGELVDGPTSLRFADLQSDTALPTPPRTVFDETTRLYTSGTTGMPKAVPMNSAIEIFSAHDVIMAFPLSPEDRTLNMTPWFHRGGLYCAGPNPTFYLGSSLVPMRTFDADLTLDWVERYGLTFLIGAPTNLAMLANSQEANRRDLSSLRGIVTMGAPLEREATLRYQKVLTPRIFNGYGSTEGFWNTFLRPSDLPDHAGTAGRACVDDDVRVVKVRHDGELASPDDVVARDGSEVGEIIIRSPKCAAAYHDSPQQEQAKYRGSWLHIGDLATWDRDEFVTIVGRKDDMLISGGENVHPVQVEEALNSHPEVADSLVVGVPDDRWGQVVVAYILPVDGTSPSAEALDEYCRTHPMLSQFKRPRAYRFVDALPVSATGKKLHYKATESAAAEMSAGEFIAPQPPQGATR, encoded by the coding sequence ATGAGCCCCACCGACACCGCACGCCACGTGTATGACGCGCACCAGTACCGGACCTTCTTCGAGAACGAGTTCACCTATCTGAACGGCTTCCGGCGCAACGTCGCACGGTATGCCGAGGCGGTCGCCATGATCGACCCGGTCACCGACACCGAATGGACCTACGCCCAGCTGGGGCGCGCAGTCGACATGGTCGCTGCCGCGCTCCGAGAGCACGGGGCGGACGACGGCGATGTGGTGGCCTACCAGTTGCTGAACGGACCCGAGTTCGCCCAGCTCTACCTGGCCACCCAGGCCGCGGGGGTGGTGGGCTCTCCGGTGAACTTCCGCCTCGCGGTCGGCGAGACCGCAGTCATCCTCGATATCAGCCGGCCGAAGGTCTATGTCTACGACACCGATCTGACCGCGGTGGTATCCGGAGCGATCGCCCGCGCCGACCACACCCCGGATGTACTCGTCGGCGTCGGCGACGGCGAACTCGTCGATGGTCCGACATCCCTGCGCTTCGCTGATCTGCAGTCCGATACCGCGTTGCCCACTCCGCCACGGACCGTCTTCGACGAGACCACCCGTCTCTATACGTCGGGTACCACCGGGATGCCCAAGGCAGTGCCGATGAACAGCGCGATCGAGATCTTCTCGGCGCACGACGTGATCATGGCGTTCCCGCTCTCCCCGGAGGACCGGACACTGAACATGACGCCGTGGTTCCACCGTGGCGGACTGTATTGTGCGGGACCGAATCCGACCTTCTATCTGGGCTCGTCACTGGTGCCGATGCGGACGTTCGATGCCGACCTGACGCTGGACTGGGTGGAGAGGTACGGCCTGACCTTCCTGATCGGCGCACCCACCAACCTCGCGATGCTCGCCAACTCCCAGGAAGCGAACCGGCGGGACCTGTCCAGCCTGCGTGGCATCGTGACGATGGGCGCGCCGCTGGAGCGGGAGGCGACACTGCGCTATCAGAAGGTGCTGACTCCCCGAATCTTCAACGGCTACGGCAGCACCGAGGGGTTCTGGAACACCTTCCTGCGGCCGAGTGATCTACCCGACCACGCCGGCACCGCCGGGCGGGCCTGCGTCGACGACGATGTCCGGGTGGTCAAGGTACGTCACGACGGGGAGCTCGCGAGCCCCGACGATGTGGTGGCCCGCGACGGCAGCGAGGTCGGCGAGATCATCATCCGATCACCCAAATGCGCCGCCGCCTATCATGATTCCCCGCAACAGGAACAGGCCAAGTATCGGGGAAGCTGGTTGCACATCGGCGACCTCGCCACTTGGGATCGCGACGAGTTCGTCACCATCGTCGGCCGGAAGGACGACATGCTGATCTCCGGTGGCGAGAACGTGCACCCGGTTCAGGTCGAGGAGGCACTCAACAGCCATCCGGAGGTGGCCGATTCGCTCGTCGTCGGCGTTCCCGATGACCGTTGGGGCCAAGTGGTCGTCGCCTATATCCTCCCGGTCGACGGGACGTCGCCATCCGCCGAGGCACTCGACGAGTACTGCCGCACGCACCCGATGCTGTCGCAGTTCAAACGACCCCGCGCGTATCGGTTCGTCGACGCCCTGCCGGTCTCGGCGACCGGCAAGAAACTTCACTACAAGGCAACCGAATCCGCCGCAGCCGAGATGTCGGCCGGCGAGTTCATCGCACCACAACCCCCCCAAGGAGCCACCCGATGA
- a CDS encoding acyl-CoA dehydrogenase family protein yields the protein MSTSTSTPKFSALDPLNLDLGYSDDELAVRDSVRGFLAEHVTPHIGEWFEDGGIPIARDLFKQFGQLGVLGMHLDGYGCGGASSVHYGLASLELEACDSGIRSMVSVQGSLAMYSIYNNGSEEQKQHWLPSMAEGTTVGCFGLTEPDAGSDPASMKTRARRDGEDWILDGRKMWITNSPIADVAVVWAKTDTGVRGFIVPTDTPGVSTPEIKHKLSLRASTTGEIVLDNVRLPADALMPGNDDLHKGNGIKAPLSSLTEARYGIIWGSIGAARSAWEAAVDYAKQRTQFGKPIGGFQLTQAKIADMAIELQKGQLLAQHLGRLKDSVGLRPDQVSFGKLNNTREAIKICRAARTILGGNGISLEYPVIRHMVNLESVLTYEGTPEMHQLVLGQAFTGENAFR from the coding sequence ATGAGCACCTCGACCAGCACCCCGAAATTTTCCGCGCTCGACCCCCTCAATCTCGATCTCGGCTACTCCGACGACGAACTCGCAGTGCGGGATTCGGTGCGCGGATTCCTCGCCGAACACGTCACCCCGCACATCGGCGAATGGTTCGAGGACGGCGGCATCCCCATCGCACGCGACCTGTTCAAGCAGTTCGGTCAGCTCGGGGTTCTGGGCATGCACTTGGACGGATATGGTTGCGGTGGTGCGAGTTCCGTGCATTACGGCCTGGCAAGCCTAGAGCTGGAAGCCTGCGACTCGGGAATCCGGTCGATGGTGTCGGTACAGGGGTCGCTCGCCATGTACTCCATCTACAACAACGGCAGCGAAGAACAGAAACAACACTGGCTGCCGTCGATGGCCGAAGGCACCACAGTCGGCTGCTTCGGGCTGACCGAGCCCGACGCCGGCAGCGATCCGGCGTCGATGAAGACTCGCGCACGTCGCGACGGCGAGGACTGGATTCTCGACGGACGCAAGATGTGGATCACCAACTCTCCCATCGCCGACGTCGCCGTCGTGTGGGCCAAGACCGACACCGGCGTCCGCGGGTTCATCGTGCCCACCGACACCCCGGGCGTGAGCACTCCTGAGATCAAACACAAACTGTCCCTGCGTGCCTCGACGACCGGTGAGATCGTGTTGGACAACGTGCGGCTACCGGCGGACGCGCTGATGCCCGGCAACGACGACCTGCACAAGGGCAACGGGATCAAAGCCCCGCTGTCAAGTTTGACCGAGGCGCGCTACGGGATCATCTGGGGCTCGATCGGAGCCGCGCGCTCGGCCTGGGAGGCGGCCGTCGACTACGCCAAGCAGCGGACCCAATTCGGCAAACCCATCGGCGGGTTCCAGCTCACCCAGGCCAAGATCGCAGACATGGCGATCGAGCTGCAGAAAGGTCAATTGCTGGCCCAGCACCTCGGCCGCCTGAAGGACTCCGTCGGACTGCGACCCGACCAGGTGAGCTTCGGCAAACTGAACAACACCCGCGAGGCCATCAAGATCTGCCGAGCCGCCCGAACGATTCTGGGCGGCAACGGGATCTCGCTGGAATACCCGGTGATCCGGCACATGGTGAACCTGGAGTCGGTGCTCACCTACGAGGGCACACCGGAGATGCATCAACTCGTGCTGGGACAGGCGTTCACCGGGGAGAACGCCTTCCGCTGA
- a CDS encoding acyl-CoA dehydrogenase family protein, whose amino-acid sequence MTSLTHDIEHRHFRETVAKFVADQITPAHESWEEAGLWDRSLFTEAGKNGLLGFPVAEEFGGPGVDDFRYHAIVIEETARTGAAAEAIAFSLQNDVVLPYLVEMTTDEQKARWLPGVVSGETVLGIAMTEPGAGSDLTGIRTSAVRDGDHYVINGSKTFISNGRNGDLFVVAARTGPDRHKGLTLFVVEADTPGFERGRKLDKIGLHAQDTSELSFTDMRVPVANRLGDEGAGFYQLVHNLPQERLSLAVGAVAAAEGTFARTLDYVKERTAFGSPIASFQNTRFVLAELATELDIARTFLDDCIAEHAAGELTAARAAKLKWWATELQVRTADRCLQLHGGYGYMREYPVARAFVDARIQTIYGGTTEIMKTIVAKDLGI is encoded by the coding sequence GTGACCTCACTCACGCACGACATCGAGCACAGACACTTCCGGGAGACGGTCGCAAAGTTCGTCGCCGACCAGATCACCCCGGCGCACGAGAGCTGGGAGGAGGCCGGGCTCTGGGATCGGAGCCTGTTCACCGAGGCGGGAAAGAATGGGCTGCTGGGCTTTCCGGTGGCCGAAGAGTTCGGCGGGCCCGGCGTCGATGACTTCCGCTACCACGCGATCGTCATCGAGGAGACCGCGCGGACCGGGGCGGCCGCGGAGGCCATCGCCTTCTCGCTGCAGAACGACGTGGTACTGCCCTACCTGGTCGAGATGACCACCGATGAGCAGAAGGCCAGATGGCTGCCGGGAGTGGTCTCCGGCGAGACGGTCCTCGGCATCGCGATGACCGAGCCGGGCGCGGGCAGCGACCTCACCGGTATCCGGACATCGGCGGTGCGCGACGGCGATCACTATGTCATCAACGGATCGAAGACCTTCATCTCCAATGGCCGTAACGGCGATCTCTTCGTCGTCGCCGCCCGCACCGGCCCGGACAGACACAAGGGCCTGACACTGTTCGTCGTCGAGGCCGACACCCCTGGATTCGAGCGCGGCCGCAAGCTCGACAAGATCGGGCTGCACGCCCAGGACACCAGCGAGCTGTCGTTCACCGACATGCGCGTACCAGTGGCAAACCGGTTGGGCGACGAAGGTGCGGGCTTCTACCAACTCGTTCACAACCTGCCGCAGGAACGCCTCTCGCTGGCCGTCGGGGCGGTCGCCGCGGCCGAGGGCACGTTTGCGCGCACACTGGACTATGTGAAGGAACGCACCGCGTTCGGGTCACCGATCGCGTCGTTCCAGAACACCCGGTTCGTCCTGGCCGAACTCGCGACCGAACTCGACATCGCCCGCACCTTTCTCGACGACTGCATCGCCGAACACGCGGCCGGCGAGCTGACGGCAGCACGGGCTGCCAAGCTGAAGTGGTGGGCCACCGAACTGCAGGTGCGCACCGCCGATCGCTGCCTGCAGCTACACGGCGGCTACGGCTACATGCGCGAGTACCCGGTGGCACGAGCCTTTGTGGACGCCCGCATCCAGACGATCTACGGCGGCACCACCGAGATCATGAAGACGATCGTCGCCAAGGATCTGGGCATCTGA
- a CDS encoding TetR/AcrR family transcriptional regulator has translation MTTVTRSTGGTTSVDVAEAVRAVRASSRRRQLLDAAVAVMGRTGFHQMSMQALADEADVSVGLFYKYFGSKEDILLAAIIDILEAFRDQLQPAMDQAGDDPVMRLIAGFRQYTTIVDQNRDAVVLTYRESRTLDADGRERIKELEVETSAPMRDAISAGIDAGLMNEVDPDLVVFDLMMLAHGWALKHWHFAPHQLAGYIAAQLRFTLPALVVGDKLDEYLATI, from the coding sequence ATGACAACCGTGACGAGGAGTACCGGAGGTACGACGTCTGTGGACGTCGCCGAGGCAGTGCGTGCAGTACGCGCATCCTCGCGGCGCCGACAGTTGCTCGATGCCGCGGTGGCGGTGATGGGACGCACCGGTTTTCATCAGATGTCGATGCAGGCACTCGCCGACGAGGCGGACGTCAGCGTCGGATTGTTCTACAAGTACTTCGGCAGCAAAGAAGACATCCTGCTGGCCGCCATCATCGACATCCTGGAAGCCTTCCGCGACCAGCTGCAGCCCGCGATGGACCAGGCCGGCGACGACCCGGTCATGCGGTTGATCGCGGGCTTTCGCCAGTACACGACCATCGTCGACCAGAATCGCGACGCGGTGGTCCTCACCTACCGCGAGAGCCGCACGCTCGACGCCGACGGGCGCGAGCGCATCAAAGAACTCGAAGTGGAGACGTCTGCGCCGATGCGTGACGCGATCTCCGCAGGGATCGATGCCGGCCTGATGAACGAAGTCGATCCGGACCTGGTGGTGTTCGACCTGATGATGCTCGCTCACGGCTGGGCACTCAAGCACTGGCACTTCGCACCCCATCAGTTGGCCGGCTACATCGCCGCGCAACTGCGGTTCACGTTGCCCGCGTTGGTTGTCGGCGACAAGCTCGACGAATACCTCGCGACGATCTGA
- a CDS encoding TetR/AcrR family transcriptional regulator, with amino-acid sequence METVQTDERITVAMGELLRRQGYAATGIKKVIDAAGVPNGSLYHHFPGGKREIAEKSLRTMGAAYAELVGGLLAEGDDLPAAIERAFDAAATDIETTGWANMCPVGTVAGEVADAEPELRSVAAEVFTSWIDGGTQLAMLRGYSADDARSLCIALLAALEGAFVMARTLRSAEPLRSAGRAMAAYATSVGSGVRR; translated from the coding sequence ATGGAAACCGTGCAGACCGACGAACGAATCACGGTGGCGATGGGCGAGCTACTGCGCAGGCAGGGTTATGCGGCCACCGGGATCAAGAAGGTGATCGATGCGGCCGGCGTCCCGAACGGGTCGCTGTACCACCACTTCCCGGGTGGCAAACGCGAGATCGCCGAGAAGTCCTTGCGCACCATGGGAGCCGCCTACGCCGAGTTGGTGGGCGGTTTGCTGGCTGAGGGCGACGACCTGCCCGCAGCGATCGAGCGCGCCTTCGACGCCGCCGCGACCGACATCGAGACCACCGGGTGGGCCAACATGTGTCCGGTGGGCACGGTCGCCGGGGAGGTCGCGGATGCCGAGCCGGAACTCCGGAGCGTGGCGGCCGAGGTCTTCACGTCGTGGATCGACGGCGGGACCCAACTCGCCATGCTGCGTGGCTATTCGGCAGACGATGCCCGTTCGCTCTGCATCGCGCTGCTCGCCGCGCTCGAGGGGGCGTTCGTGATGGCACGCACCCTGCGATCGGCGGAGCCGTTGCGGAGTGCGGGACGTGCGATGGCCGCCTACGCGACCTCGGTCGGGTCCGGCGTTCGACGGTGA
- a CDS encoding alpha/beta fold hydrolase, producing the protein MQQVHVPAGPIEYTDDGEGPPVVLLHGLFMDETLWDTTLPLLPDGFRYIRPILPLGGHRVPMNPDADLALPGMVDLVADFLDALDLHDVTLVHADWGGGLFLTAIGRDDRVSAMVVLPCEAFENFPPGLPGRMATLATKLPGGITLAARQLRIGWLRRTPLLFGWMVRRPIPDDVVQRWTDPSLTNPGVRRDLEKYAATRHDHAALIRDTEALAGFRGDALVLWSPENRVMPPEHGRRLAELIPNARYAEVHDAYVLSMLDQPAEVAREIGAFLTRVPAAGR; encoded by the coding sequence ATGCAGCAGGTTCACGTGCCCGCGGGTCCGATCGAGTACACCGACGACGGCGAGGGGCCGCCCGTCGTCCTCCTCCACGGTCTGTTCATGGACGAGACGCTCTGGGACACCACACTTCCCCTTCTTCCCGACGGCTTCCGGTACATCCGACCGATCCTGCCGCTCGGCGGACACCGGGTGCCGATGAATCCGGATGCCGACCTCGCACTACCCGGAATGGTCGATCTGGTCGCCGACTTCCTCGACGCCCTCGACCTGCACGACGTGACGCTCGTCCACGCCGACTGGGGCGGTGGACTCTTCCTCACCGCGATCGGTCGGGACGACCGGGTGAGTGCGATGGTCGTCCTGCCTTGCGAGGCCTTCGAGAACTTCCCACCCGGGCTGCCCGGCCGGATGGCCACTCTGGCAACCAAACTCCCGGGCGGCATCACCCTCGCGGCCCGCCAGCTCCGCATAGGGTGGCTGCGTCGCACGCCGTTGCTGTTCGGTTGGATGGTGCGGCGTCCGATCCCCGACGACGTCGTCCAACGGTGGACCGACCCGTCCCTGACGAACCCGGGAGTCCGGCGAGACCTGGAGAAGTACGCCGCAACCCGGCACGATCACGCCGCCCTCATCCGCGACACCGAGGCACTGGCCGGCTTCCGCGGCGACGCCCTGGTGTTGTGGTCACCGGAGAACCGGGTGATGCCGCCGGAACACGGACGCCGTCTCGCCGAGCTGATCCCCAACGCCCGGTACGCCGAGGTCCACGACGCCTACGTGCTGTCGATGCTCGATCAGCCGGCCGAGGTGGCGCGGGAGATCGGGGCATTCCTGACCCGGGTTCCCGCCGCCGGCAGGTGA
- a CDS encoding phosphotransferase family protein: MSSQVAGARAVRDEDAFDVERVAQWLRANADDATGLDGTPEVRQFSGGASNLTFQLTYPDRQVILRRAPKGTKARGAHDMGREFRIQSKLSGVLPYVAPMVAFCDDDSVLGADFYVMGKIDGVIPGKEWPADVPLSEDQARRLCFAFIDVLVELHSVDVAAAGLTDLGKGLGYVRRQVEGWSTRFRNARTDDAPDYESVMAWLAENQPDDVANCVIHNDYKLDNVVLAPDDVTRVIGILDWEMATLGDPLMDVAGSLAYWVQADDDDRRQMMRRVPTNLPGMITRAEFVEYYCQRMGFEMTPERWRWYEVFGFFRSAVIAQQIYYRYYHGQTTNEAFAMLGGAVHLIDEEITRLIAR; encoded by the coding sequence ATGAGCAGTCAGGTGGCGGGTGCCAGGGCGGTACGGGACGAGGACGCGTTCGACGTCGAGCGGGTCGCGCAGTGGTTGCGCGCGAATGCGGACGATGCGACCGGGCTCGACGGCACGCCGGAGGTCCGTCAGTTCTCCGGCGGCGCTTCGAATCTCACGTTTCAACTGACCTATCCGGACCGGCAGGTCATCCTCCGGCGGGCGCCGAAGGGCACCAAGGCGCGGGGCGCGCACGACATGGGCCGCGAGTTCCGGATCCAGTCCAAGCTCTCTGGCGTGTTGCCCTACGTCGCGCCGATGGTTGCGTTCTGCGACGACGACTCGGTGCTGGGCGCCGACTTCTACGTGATGGGCAAGATCGATGGTGTCATCCCCGGCAAGGAGTGGCCCGCCGACGTCCCGCTGTCGGAGGATCAAGCGCGTCGGCTGTGCTTCGCCTTCATCGATGTGCTCGTCGAGCTCCACTCGGTGGATGTCGCGGCGGCCGGACTCACCGATCTCGGCAAGGGACTCGGGTATGTCCGGCGTCAGGTCGAGGGTTGGTCGACCCGGTTCCGCAATGCGCGCACCGACGATGCGCCCGATTACGAATCGGTGATGGCGTGGCTCGCCGAGAATCAGCCCGACGATGTCGCGAATTGCGTCATCCACAACGACTACAAGCTCGACAACGTCGTGTTGGCCCCTGACGACGTGACGCGCGTGATCGGCATCCTCGACTGGGAGATGGCCACGTTGGGCGACCCGCTGATGGATGTCGCCGGATCGCTCGCCTACTGGGTGCAGGCCGACGACGACGATCGGCGACAGATGATGCGTCGTGTGCCGACCAACCTCCCCGGCATGATCACCCGCGCGGAGTTTGTCGAATACTATTGTCAGCGCATGGGTTTCGAGATGACGCCGGAGCGTTGGCGCTGGTACGAGGTGTTCGGTTTCTTCCGTTCCGCGGTGATCGCCCAGCAGATCTACTACCGCTACTACCACGGTCAGACCACCAACGAGGCCTTCGCGATGCTCGGAGGTGCCGTCCACCTCATCGACGAGGAGATCACGCGGCTGATCGCGAGGTGA
- a CDS encoding acyl-CoA dehydrogenase family protein, whose protein sequence is MDFAPSARSAELTARVRTFMADEITPVEGEVHRDIARRRESGEDRWTPPPILSDLKARARAAGLWNLFLPKEHAGRYAADFGTDGGEGLTNIEYAPIAEAMGSSMLAPLVFNCNAPDTGNMEVLLRYGSEPQREQWLEPLLRGEIRSAFCMTEPDVASSDATNMAATAIPDGDDVIINGTKWFSTGVGNPECKILIFMGVTDATADRHARHTMVLVPIDTPGVTVDRMLTTMGYFDEPLGHGEVSFDDVRVPASNVLLGPGRAFEIAQGRLGPGRVHHCMRAIGLAERALELGVRRSLERTAFGRPLAKLGGNSERIADARIAINRSRLLVLHAAWLLDQGRAEGISAEAVSAVSEIKVEVPNMALDVIDLAIQLHGGAGLTDDFPLAASWVGARALRLADGPDEVHRGVVARIELGKYRG, encoded by the coding sequence ATGGATTTCGCTCCCTCCGCGCGGTCGGCAGAGTTGACCGCACGCGTGCGCACGTTCATGGCCGACGAGATCACGCCCGTCGAAGGTGAGGTGCATCGCGACATCGCCCGACGCCGGGAGAGTGGCGAGGACCGGTGGACGCCGCCTCCCATCCTGAGCGATCTCAAGGCCAGGGCCCGAGCCGCGGGCCTGTGGAATCTCTTTCTGCCCAAGGAACATGCGGGACGCTACGCGGCGGACTTCGGCACCGACGGCGGCGAAGGTCTCACCAACATCGAGTACGCGCCGATTGCGGAGGCCATGGGCTCGTCGATGCTGGCCCCGCTCGTGTTCAACTGCAATGCCCCCGACACCGGCAACATGGAGGTGCTGCTGCGTTACGGCTCCGAGCCGCAGCGAGAGCAGTGGCTGGAGCCGCTGCTCAGGGGTGAGATCCGCAGTGCCTTCTGCATGACCGAGCCCGACGTGGCGTCGTCGGACGCGACCAACATGGCCGCCACCGCGATCCCCGACGGCGACGACGTGATCATCAACGGGACCAAGTGGTTCTCCACGGGCGTCGGCAATCCCGAGTGCAAGATCCTCATCTTCATGGGTGTCACCGACGCAACCGCCGACCGGCACGCGCGACACACGATGGTGCTCGTGCCCATCGACACCCCGGGGGTGACCGTCGACCGCATGCTCACCACCATGGGCTACTTCGACGAACCGCTCGGGCACGGCGAGGTCTCGTTCGATGACGTGCGGGTGCCGGCGTCGAATGTCCTGCTCGGTCCGGGCCGGGCGTTCGAGATCGCGCAGGGGCGGCTGGGTCCCGGTCGTGTCCATCACTGCATGCGGGCCATCGGTCTCGCCGAGCGCGCGCTCGAGCTCGGCGTCCGTCGCTCGTTGGAGCGCACCGCATTCGGGCGGCCGCTGGCCAAGCTCGGCGGCAACAGCGAACGAATCGCCGACGCGCGCATCGCCATCAACCGATCACGGCTCCTGGTGTTACACGCGGCCTGGCTCCTCGATCAGGGGCGAGCGGAGGGGATATCCGCAGAGGCGGTGTCGGCGGTGAGCGAGATCAAGGTGGAGGTGCCGAACATGGCGCTCGACGTCATCGACCTCGCGATCCAGTTGCACGGCGGTGCCGGCCTCACCGACGACTTCCCGCTCGCGGCATCGTGGGTCGGCGCGCGCGCCCTGCGGCTGGCGGACGGGCCGGACGAAGTGCACCGCGGTGTCGTCGCGCGGATCGAGTTGGGGAAGTATCGCGGATGA
- a CDS encoding phosphatase PAP2 family protein — MFLSPNGFDRAITDTVVDGRTGLLTDLALVITATGNTLVLSTIVVMVCIGLAVYRAYPEAILVGAGSLVGYLLMVGLKHLFARPRPPTVDRLLDIDTYSFPSGHAMMSTIVFGLLAVAAFRLSAWVRAHPIVLLLAPAGAIAIGCTRVYLGVHWTTDVLAGWLIGAVWVAGCAWLCARRAPMPRRQRLADRAQR, encoded by the coding sequence ATGTTTCTGAGTCCGAACGGCTTCGACCGCGCGATCACCGACACCGTGGTCGACGGCCGCACGGGTCTGCTCACCGATCTCGCGCTGGTCATCACGGCAACCGGCAACACGCTCGTGCTCTCGACGATCGTGGTGATGGTCTGCATCGGACTCGCCGTGTACCGCGCCTACCCCGAGGCGATTCTGGTGGGGGCAGGCTCGCTGGTCGGATACCTGCTCATGGTGGGTCTCAAGCACCTGTTCGCACGACCGCGCCCGCCGACGGTCGACCGCCTGCTCGACATCGACACCTACTCGTTTCCGTCGGGCCACGCGATGATGAGCACGATCGTGTTCGGGTTGCTGGCCGTGGCGGCCTTCCGGCTGAGTGCGTGGGTGCGCGCCCACCCGATCGTGCTGCTGCTCGCGCCCGCCGGGGCCATTGCGATCGGGTGCACTCGGGTGTATCTGGGTGTGCACTGGACCACCGACGTGCTGGCGGGATGGTTGATCGGTGCCGTGTGGGTGGCCGGGTGTGCCTGGCTGTGTGCGCGCCGGGCGCCGATGCCACGGCGACAGCGTCTGGCCGACCGCGCACAGCGCTGA